In one Buchnera aphidicola (Pemphigus immunis) genomic region, the following are encoded:
- the map gene encoding type I methionyl aminopeptidase, producing the protein MKSILVKNNEEIKKMRKAGKLAAEVLEMIEHYIVYDITTEEINKICHDYIIKKQKSIPACLGYNGYPKSICTSINDVVCHGIPNVKQKLKEGDIINIDVAIIHNGYYSDTSKMFIIGKPSILSKRLCHVAQESLYLALNLIKPNMPLYKIGQTIEKYVKKQKFSVVKEYCGHGIGKNFHEDPQILHCDNTDPGIILKPGMTFTIEPMINTGSNRVRCMKDGWTIKTKDHGLSAQYEHTILVTDKGCEILTLRKEENISQIFKINNKDLKYIK; encoded by the coding sequence ATGAAATCAATTTTAGTTAAAAATAATGAAGAAATTAAAAAAATGAGAAAAGCAGGTAAATTAGCTGCTGAAGTTTTAGAGATGATTGAACATTACATAGTATACGACATCACAACGGAAGAAATAAATAAAATTTGCCATGATTATATCATTAAAAAACAAAAATCTATTCCTGCTTGTTTAGGATATAATGGATATCCTAAATCTATTTGTACTTCTATAAATGACGTGGTCTGTCATGGAATTCCCAACGTTAAACAAAAATTAAAAGAAGGAGACATTATAAACATTGATGTAGCAATAATCCATAATGGATATTATAGTGATACATCAAAAATGTTTATCATTGGCAAACCTAGTATACTTAGTAAACGTTTATGCCATGTTGCGCAAGAAAGTTTATATTTAGCATTAAATTTAATAAAACCAAATATGCCATTATATAAAATAGGTCAAACTATAGAAAAATATGTTAAAAAACAAAAATTTTCCGTAGTAAAAGAATATTGTGGTCATGGCATTGGAAAAAATTTTCATGAAGATCCTCAAATTTTACATTGCGATAATACAGATCCGGGAATAATATTAAAACCAGGTATGACTTTTACAATTGAACCTATGATTAATACAGGAAGTAATCGAGTAAGATGTATGAAAGACGGTTGGACAATAAAAACTAAAGATCATGGTTTATCAGCTCAATATGAGCATACTATTTTAGTTACAGATAAAGGCTGTGAAATATTAACGTTACGTAAAGAAGAAAACATTTCTCAAATTTTTAAAATTAACAATAAAGATTTAAAATATATTAAATAA
- the tsf gene encoding translation elongation factor Ts, giving the protein MVKVTASLVKELRLRTGAGIMECKKALIDSGGNLELSIDFLRKTGHIKAEKKNSRITAQGSIFTYLHKNTAAILELNCESDFVAKDIEFISLGQIIVELACLKQISNIDLLKKTFEEKRISLLLKVGENINIARIALLQGEKIVSYVHDSRIGVLVGATSDSNKEILKQIAMHITASKPEFLNENKIPKSIIDREYKIQLDIAKKFKKNKLISEKIVQGRMKKFFSEITLIGQKFVMDVEKTIGQLLLENKSEVTSFIRFEIGE; this is encoded by the coding sequence ATGGTTAAGGTTACTGCTTCTCTTGTAAAAGAATTGAGATTGCGAACAGGAGCAGGAATAATGGAATGTAAAAAAGCGTTAATAGATTCTGGTGGAAACTTAGAATTATCCATCGATTTTTTAAGAAAAACAGGACATATTAAAGCAGAAAAAAAAAATAGTCGTATTACTGCCCAAGGTTCTATTTTTACGTACTTACATAAAAATACAGCTGCAATATTAGAATTAAATTGTGAAAGTGATTTTGTAGCTAAAGATATTGAATTTATTTCTTTAGGACAGATAATAGTTGAGTTAGCTTGTCTAAAACAGATAAGTAATATTGATTTATTAAAAAAAACTTTTGAAGAGAAGAGAATTTCTTTGTTATTAAAAGTAGGTGAAAATATTAATATTGCACGTATAGCATTGTTGCAAGGTGAAAAAATTGTTTCTTATGTACATGATTCTCGTATTGGAGTATTAGTTGGTGCTACTTCAGATAGTAATAAAGAGATATTAAAACAAATAGCTATGCATATTACTGCCAGTAAACCAGAGTTTTTAAATGAAAATAAGATTCCAAAATCTATCATTGATCGAGAATATAAAATTCAATTAGATATTGCTAAAAAATTTAAAAAAAATAAGTTAATATCTGAAAAAATAGTACAGGGAAGAATGAAAAAATTTTTTTCTGAAATTACTTTAATAGGACAGAAATTTGTCATGGATGTTGAGAAAACTATTGGTCAATTGCTTTTAGAAAATAAATCTGAGGTGACCTCTTTCATTAGATTTGAAATTGGAGAATAA
- the rpsB gene encoding 30S ribosomal protein S2, producing MIDISMKEMIKAGVHFGHQTRYWNPKMKPFIFGSRNKVHIINLEKTLPMFYIALKELKKISSRKGKILFVGTKRAASKEIKQSAISCKQFYVNHRWLGGMLTNWKTVRQSIKRLKDLEIESQDGTFEKLTKKEALLRTRELAKLENSLGGIKNMGGLPDALFVVDSEHEHIAVKEANNLSIPVFAIVDTNSNPDGVDYIIPGNDDAIRSVRLYLKSVSLAIMQGIEKKILNKDVSKTR from the coding sequence ATGATAGATATTTCTATGAAAGAAATGATAAAGGCTGGTGTCCATTTTGGTCATCAAACTCGTTATTGGAATCCAAAAATGAAACCGTTCATATTTGGCTCTCGAAATAAGGTGCATATTATTAATTTAGAAAAAACATTACCTATGTTTTATATTGCTTTGAAGGAATTAAAGAAAATATCTTCGCGTAAAGGGAAAATATTATTTGTTGGTACTAAACGGGCAGCAAGTAAAGAAATTAAGCAATCTGCTATATCTTGTAAACAATTTTATGTAAATCATCGTTGGTTAGGAGGTATGTTGACAAATTGGAAAACAGTTCGACAATCTATAAAACGTTTAAAAGATTTAGAAATAGAATCTCAAGATGGAACTTTTGAAAAATTGACGAAAAAAGAAGCTTTACTTCGTACTCGTGAATTAGCTAAATTAGAAAATAGTTTAGGAGGTATTAAAAATATGGGAGGTTTGCCAGATGCATTATTTGTAGTAGATTCAGAGCATGAACATATAGCAGTAAAGGAAGCCAATAATTTAAGTATCCCTGTTTTTGCAATAGTGGATACTAATTCTAATCCTGATGGTGTAGATTATATTATTCCTGGAAATGATGATGCAATTAGATCGGTAAGATTATATTTAAAATCAGTTTCTCTTGCCATTATGCAAGGTATTGAAAAAAAAATTTTAAATAAGGATGTTAGTAAGACTCGGTAA